TGCGCAAAGGCGGCCCTTGAAGGCTGTGGGCATTTTCAAGCGGCCTGAGTGCCTAATTTTTAGTACGGAGTTATTTTATGAGCGGGATAATTTTTCTAATCGTTATGTTTTGTTCTGTTCCTTTTGCTATAGTCTTTTTGTTTTTGGCAAACTGGAAACTTAGACAGCGGGTCAGCGCGCTTGAGGCTTTGGTATATGAAAATTCGGGTAAAATTGCGTCTAAGCCAAGCGCGCTACCAGCGAAGGTCCCGCTAAAAAATGAACAGAAAGCCGCCAGCGAAAAAGCGCTAACTGATCCGCAAGCAAATCCCACATCGCCGCAACCTTCGAATCAAGCAAAGGACTTGTCGCCAGCGGCCGCATTGCAAACCCAAGCCCAAAATGATGCCGTCAAAACGGCGGGAATTCCAGCTTTCTCTGAAAAGCCACCTAAGCTTTTTGTGTTCAGCCAAAAAAACATCACCGCGCTTGTACCGTGGATTATACAAAACTGGTTTTATGTCCTATCTTCAGCCTCTCTGGCTTTGGCAGGAATTTTTCTTGTTCTTTATGGAATGGAGCAGGGAGTTTTACCGCCGCATGTTCGCATCATAGCCGCAATCATTTTTGGTGGCGCCTTGATAGGGGGCGGTGAATACTTACGCAGGCGTTATGGCGACGACGAGGCAAACTTAGTCTTTAATCTGCCTTCAACCTTTTCTGGCGCGGGACTCGTCGTGCTTTTTGGCTCGGTTCTAGCGGCGCGATTGCTTTATGGGTTTATCAGCTCTGAGATGGCGTTGAGTGGCTTGGCGCTAATAGGCGCTATGGCGCTGTTGCTTGGGTGGTTCTATGGACCGGTTCTGGCCGCTGTCGGAGTTACCGGTGCGATGGTTGCCCCTTTTATCGTCAACGGCAACTCAGATGACGTTTCATTTCTGCTTTTATATTTCGCCTGTATCACCGCAGTAGGGCTGACAATTGATACGATAAGGCGATGGGCTTGGGTGTCAGTTTTGACGCTTGGTTTGGGCTTTTGCAGTGGCTTTATTCTTATGCTGGCCTCGGATCAGGCGATCGAAGTTTACGGCATTGTTTACTATGCCGCCCTCTCTATAGCAGCAATTGTCATTCCTGTGCGCAGACTAATACCAGATCACAGCGGCTCGCTTTTGAGTGTTACGGTTTTTGCCAGAGATAAAACTGACCCATGGCCCGCGTTTCCAACCCGGCTTGCCGGCGGCGCAATCATCGCCGCCACCATATTGATTTTGATCACGGCCATTGATGCAAAAACTGACAGCGTATTTTGGGCCTCAGTTTTTATCCTGTCAGGGTTGGTGGTGGCGCTGCTGCTCTGGTTTAAAAACGCGGTGGCCTTGGTCGATCTGACAGCAGTGCCTGCCTTGGCGCTGGTGCCAATTATAGCAAATTACAGCCATCTTTGGCGCTTTTATGAATTTGAGGCTCAGAAGCCAGAGGCAGTTATGCCTTTGACGGCAACCAGCGTTGTAACTATCGCAGTCTTGCTTTCCATTGCGGCTGCTTGGCGGTCTCTGAACCGTAAGCCAAGCCAGTTGTTTGTTGCCTTGCTTGCAGCACTCATAGCCCCTGCTATTGCACTTACAGTCGAGGTAACTTGGCAACCAAGAGACATGTTAGGCGGCTATATCTGGGCGCTGCATGCAATGGCAATAGGGTCGGTTATGGTGGCCATGGCCGAGCGCTTTGCCCGCGCCGATGGCCCTGAAAACCGAATGCGCGCAAGTTTCGCAATTCTTTCAGCGCTCAGTTGCGTTACTTTTGGGTTGGTGATTTTGTTTAGCTCTGCAGCTTTGACCATCGCTATCGCTTTTGTGATCGTAGCCGCGGCTTGGCTGGATCGCAGATATGATTTGCCATTAATGGAAATATATATTCTTGTGGGTGTCCCTGCTGTTTTATTCCGCTTGCTTGTCGATCCAGGGATAGCTTGGTCAATGGATGCGCCTTTGATGGAAATGCTGTTGCTGCATGTGGCAACGGTGATACCTTTCTCTGGTGCCTATATTCTGGTCAGACATATAAAACGCCCAAGATCTGAAGTATCATTGGAAACTGCGATATTTATTGCGGTTGGTATTTTCGTCTCGCTTATGCTTTATCGTTTAATTTTAAGTTGGGGCGGTGAAGATGCCTTTATGAGTCACTGGTCTGCCGGGCTTAACGCTTCAATTTGGCTGGCGCTTAGCTTCGCGCAAATTAAGCGGCATCAGACAAAAGATACTTTTGGTTCAGGTCGCTTGGCTATAGGGGCGATATTCGCATTAATTGCGGCCCTACAGTTATTATTCGGAATAACTGTTTTAAATCCGCTATTTGGAGATCCAAATGCTGCCGTTATCGGGGGGCCTGTTTTCAATACATTACTTCCTGCATATCTATTGCCTGCTGTTATGCTGGTTTTGGGCGTGTTATGGACAAGACCCCGATCAGATGGGTTGCCAATAGAAACACTTTTCGGCCCGTTGATACTTTCGGGTCTTTGGTTTGGATTGACAGTCAGACATTTCTGGCGCGGTGCCGAAGGGATGAGTTTACCGGGCATCGACCAGCCAGAGCTTTACAGTTACACCGTTATTCTTTTGCTGATCGGTACCGGCCTACTGTTTCAGTCTGTCGCACGGCAAAGCATATTGCTTCGAAAAGCTGGAATGGCTTTCATCGTGATTGCGATTGCAAAGGTATTTCTTTTTGACATAGCTGGTCTGAACGGTCTTTTGAGGGTTTTTTCCTTCTTGCTTCTGGGGCTTGCCTTGGCAGGTCTTGCTTGGCTTAATCGATGGGCCATCCTGCACACAGGAGGCAAAAGGAACCTAAAGTGACTAGCGCTATTGATTGGCATTGCTGCGCTTTGGGATCACCACTGGTTTCAAAGGCATGCAGAGGGGACTTGCACGAAAAGCGCCATGGGGTTATACGCCCTTCCTGGGCATAATGCCCCAGAATCAAAATTGTGAAACGCCGTGTTTGCCCCTTTGGTCGCTCGAAGGGCAGTTCCGGCAAAGGAGAAGCGACATGAAATTACATGAATTGCGCGATAACGATGGCGCCCTGCAAAAGAAAAAGCGTGTTGGCCGTGGTGTCGGCTCTGGCAAAGGTAAAACTGCTGGGCGTGGTATCAAGGGTCAAAAATCACGTTCAGGCGTGGCAATTAATGGCTTTGAAGGCGGCCAAATGCCTCTGTATCAACGGCTTCCAAAGCGTGGTTTCAACAAACCTAACCGCCAGAAGTACGCTGTTGTAAACCTTGGCTTGATCCAGAAATTTGTCGAAGCGGGCAAGTTGGATGCGTCGGCTGAAATATCAGAGGATACTCTGGTCACTTCTGGCCTTGTCCGCCGTAAGCTTGATGGTGTGCGTATCCTTGCCAAGGGCGAAATTTCCGCCAAAGTGAAGCTATCTGTCACTGGTGCGTCGAAATCGGCCATTGCTGCAGTAGAAAAAGCTGGCGGCACTTTGACTGTCACAGCAGCGCCAGCCGCAGCAGAATAACGGGTTGTTTCAAGCGCAAGCGCTGCTTACATAACCGTTAAGTGTTCAAATAGTGCCGCCAAATCCGAAAAATGTTATTGGCGGCGCGTATATAAAGAGAGATCCACATGGTATCCGCAGTTGAACAAATGGCCGCAAATACAAGCTGGGCCGCATTGGGTAAAGCAACTGATTTAAGAAATCGGATTTTGTTTACGCTTGGCCTGCTAGTGGTGTATCGGCTTGGCACATTTATTCCTGTACCCGGAATTGATGGCGCCGCGTTGCGGGAGTTCATGGAACAGGCACAGCAGGGGATCGGCGGCATGCTGTCGATGTTCACTGGCGGCGCGCTTGGCCGGATGGGGATATTTGCTTTGGGGATTATGCCGTATATTTCGGCCTCAATCATCATTCAGCTTCTGACTTCAATGGTGCCGCAGCTTGAGCAGCTTAAAAAAGAGGGCGAGCAGGGGCGCAAGAAGATCAATCAATACACCCGCTATGGCACAGTGCTGTTGGCGACTTTGCAGGCCTACGGATTGGCTGCAAGTCTTGAAGCGGGGGATCTGGTCACCGACCCGGGTCTGTTCTTTCGGATGTCCTGCCTTATTACTCTGGTTGGTGGTACCATGTTCCTGATGTGGCTGGGCGAGCAAATTACAGCGCGCGGCATCGGCAACGGTATTTCGCTGATTATCTTTGTCGGCATCATTGCGGAAATTCCAGCAGCTTTGGCGCAGTTTTTCGCCTCGGGCCGGTCTGGCGCTATTAGCCCTGCAGTGATCGTGGGCGTGATTGTGATGGTCATAGCGACCATTGCCTTTGTGGTCTTTATGGAGCGCGCACTGCGCAAAATTGCGATCCAATATCCGCGCCGCCAAGTGGGTATGAAAGTGATGGAGGGGCAAAATTCGCACCTTCCGGTCAAGGTCAACCCATCAGGGGTTATTCCAGCCATTTTCGCGAGCTCGCTGCTGCTGCTGCCAGCAACGATTAGCACCTTTTCAGGATCGCAAACCGGACCGGTGATGTCTACGATCCTAGCCTATTTCGGACCGGGCCAGCCGCTATACCTTGCGTTCTTCACTGCGATGATCGTGTTCTTTGCCTATTTTTACACCTTTAATGTATCCTTCAAACCCGAAGAAGTTGCAGACAACCTGAAAAACCAAAACGGTTTCATCCCCGGTATTCGCCCTGGTAAGAAGACAGCAGAGCATCTTGAATATGTGGTCAACCGAGTGCTGGTTCTGGGATCAGGCTATCTTGCGGCTGTATGTTTGCTGCCTGAAGTTCTGCGCGGTCAGTTCGCCATTCCGTTTTATTTTGGCGGCACTTCGGTGCTGATTGTGGTGTCGGTGACCATGGATACTATTCAACAGGTCCAATCCCATTTGCTAGCGCACCAATACGAAAGTTTGATCCAAAAGTCACAAATTCGTGGTAAGGGTAAAGGGCGGAAGAAAAAAGGACCTGCCAGACGATGAACATCATCCTTTTGGGACCGCCTGGTGCCGGCAAGGGCACCCAAGCAAGGCATCTGGTCGAAACTCGGAACATGATCCAACTGTCCACAGGCGATATGCTGCGTGAGGCAAAATCCAGTGGCAGCGAAATGGGCCAACGCGTGTCAGAAGTGATGGCGCGCGGCGATTTGGTTACAGATGAGATTGTGATCGGGCTCATTCGTGAAAAGCTAGCGGGCGAAAATGCAGGCGGTTTTATCTTTGACGGCTTCCCGCGTACTTTGGCGCAAGCTGACGCTTTAGGTGATCTGCTGCAAGAGGTTGGTGAAACACTTGAGGCCGTGGTTG
The nucleotide sequence above comes from Rhodobacteraceae bacterium Araon29. Encoded proteins:
- a CDS encoding adenylate kinase, whose amino-acid sequence is MNIILLGPPGAGKGTQARHLVETRNMIQLSTGDMLREAKSSGSEMGQRVSEVMARGDLVTDEIVIGLIREKLAGENAGGFIFDGFPRTLAQADALGDLLQEVGETLEAVVEMRVDDDALVSRITGRSTCAGCGEVYHDVTKPIPSDGKCTRCGNTEFTRRADDNEDSLRQRLMEYYKKTSPLIGYYHAKGTLRSVDGLAAIAAVQTSIAEVLDN
- a CDS encoding 50S ribosomal protein L15: MKLHELRDNDGALQKKKRVGRGVGSGKGKTAGRGIKGQKSRSGVAINGFEGGQMPLYQRLPKRGFNKPNRQKYAVVNLGLIQKFVEAGKLDASAEISEDTLVTSGLVRRKLDGVRILAKGEISAKVKLSVTGASKSAIAAVEKAGGTLTVTAAPAAAE
- the secY gene encoding preprotein translocase subunit SecY, coding for MVSAVEQMAANTSWAALGKATDLRNRILFTLGLLVVYRLGTFIPVPGIDGAALREFMEQAQQGIGGMLSMFTGGALGRMGIFALGIMPYISASIIIQLLTSMVPQLEQLKKEGEQGRKKINQYTRYGTVLLATLQAYGLAASLEAGDLVTDPGLFFRMSCLITLVGGTMFLMWLGEQITARGIGNGISLIIFVGIIAEIPAALAQFFASGRSGAISPAVIVGVIVMVIATIAFVVFMERALRKIAIQYPRRQVGMKVMEGQNSHLPVKVNPSGVIPAIFASSLLLLPATISTFSGSQTGPVMSTILAYFGPGQPLYLAFFTAMIVFFAYFYTFNVSFKPEEVADNLKNQNGFIPGIRPGKKTAEHLEYVVNRVLVLGSGYLAAVCLLPEVLRGQFAIPFYFGGTSVLIVVSVTMDTIQQVQSHLLAHQYESLIQKSQIRGKGKGRKKKGPARR
- a CDS encoding DUF2339 domain-containing protein — its product is MSGIIFLIVMFCSVPFAIVFLFLANWKLRQRVSALEALVYENSGKIASKPSALPAKVPLKNEQKAASEKALTDPQANPTSPQPSNQAKDLSPAAALQTQAQNDAVKTAGIPAFSEKPPKLFVFSQKNITALVPWIIQNWFYVLSSASLALAGIFLVLYGMEQGVLPPHVRIIAAIIFGGALIGGGEYLRRRYGDDEANLVFNLPSTFSGAGLVVLFGSVLAARLLYGFISSEMALSGLALIGAMALLLGWFYGPVLAAVGVTGAMVAPFIVNGNSDDVSFLLLYFACITAVGLTIDTIRRWAWVSVLTLGLGFCSGFILMLASDQAIEVYGIVYYAALSIAAIVIPVRRLIPDHSGSLLSVTVFARDKTDPWPAFPTRLAGGAIIAATILILITAIDAKTDSVFWASVFILSGLVVALLLWFKNAVALVDLTAVPALALVPIIANYSHLWRFYEFEAQKPEAVMPLTATSVVTIAVLLSIAAAWRSLNRKPSQLFVALLAALIAPAIALTVEVTWQPRDMLGGYIWALHAMAIGSVMVAMAERFARADGPENRMRASFAILSALSCVTFGLVILFSSAALTIAIAFVIVAAAWLDRRYDLPLMEIYILVGVPAVLFRLLVDPGIAWSMDAPLMEMLLLHVATVIPFSGAYILVRHIKRPRSEVSLETAIFIAVGIFVSLMLYRLILSWGGEDAFMSHWSAGLNASIWLALSFAQIKRHQTKDTFGSGRLAIGAIFALIAALQLLFGITVLNPLFGDPNAAVIGGPVFNTLLPAYLLPAVMLVLGVLWTRPRSDGLPIETLFGPLILSGLWFGLTVRHFWRGAEGMSLPGIDQPELYSYTVILLLIGTGLLFQSVARQSILLRKAGMAFIVIAIAKVFLFDIAGLNGLLRVFSFLLLGLALAGLAWLNRWAILHTGGKRNLK